A stretch of the Erpetoichthys calabaricus chromosome 3, fErpCal1.3, whole genome shotgun sequence genome encodes the following:
- the nkx2.4b gene encoding homeobox protein Nkx-2.4, translating into MSLSPKHTTPFSVTDILSPIEETYKKFSGMDSTGNLTSPLGAYRQPQVSQPGMQQHTMGHNATVAATTYHMPHGVSQFSHSAMGGYCNGSIGNMGDLPSYQETMRNSAAATGWYGANPDPRYSTISRFMGPSTGMNMAGMGTLTGMAEATKSMAPLHAAPRRKRRVLFSQAQVYELERRFKQQKYLSAPEREHLASMIHLTPTQVKIWFQNHRYKMKRQAKDKATQQLQHENSLCQQQQSPRRVAVPVLVKDGKPCQNGSGTPTPGQQQVQQQQQTGSSGVMAASNNAITQHQNQQVNPLAQAPDLEEMSPSPSSLHSQITNMAQIDTSAVDYTTNMVSPNLLYGRTW; encoded by the exons ATGTCGTTGAGCCCAAAGCACACGACGCCTTTCTCAGTCACTGATATTTTGAGCCCCATCGAGGAGACCTACAAGAAGTTTAGTGGCATGGACAGCACAGGAAATCTCACTTCTCCGCTGGGAGCCTACCGGCAACCCCAGGTTTCTCAGCCTGGCATGCAACAACACACCATGGGCCACAACGCCACCGTGGCGGCTACGACCTACCACATGCCACACGGGGTGTCTCAGTTTTCTCATAGTGCCATGGGAGGCTACTGCAACGGAAGTATTGGCAACATGGGGGACCTGCCGTCCTACCAAGAGACCATGAGAAATAGCGCAGCAGCCACTGGATGGTACGGAGCCAACCCGGACCCCAGATATTCAACAA TTTCCAGATTCATGGGACCTTCCACGGGCATGAACATGGCGGGAATGGGAACCTTAACTGGGATGGCCGAGGCAACCAAGTCAATGGCACCTTTGCACGCTGCCccgagaagaaaaagaagagtgctCTTCTCTCAGGCACAGGTCTACGAGCTCGAACGGaggtttaaacaacaaaaatatctcTCGGCTCCTGAGAGGGAACACCTGGCCAGCATGATTCACCTAACCCCGACCCAAGTTAAAATCTGGTTTCAGAATCATCGGTATAAGATGAAGCGACAAGCTAAGGACAAAGCAACCCAGCAACTTCAGCACGAGAACAGTTTGTGCCAACAGCAGCAGTCCCCGCGGCGAGTGGCAGTGCCAGTGCTGGTCAAGGATGGTAAACCATGCCAAAACGGCTCTGGCACGCCAACACCCGGTCAACAACAAGTTCAGCAACAGCAGCAAACCGGGTCGAGTGGGGTTATGGCAGCTTCCAACAACGCCATCACTCAGCACCAAAACCAGCAGGTGAACCCGTTAGCGCAGGCCCCAGACCTGGAGGAAATGTCACCGAGCCCTTCGTCTCTACACAGCCAAATTACAAATATGGCTCAGATAGACACTTCGGCTGTAGATTACACCACCAACATGGTCAGCCCTAACCTACTGTATGGTAGGACATGGTAG